In Primulina eburnea isolate SZY01 chromosome 3, ASM2296580v1, whole genome shotgun sequence, one DNA window encodes the following:
- the LOC140825787 gene encoding probable inactive purple acid phosphatase 28 yields the protein MESCKNTSIPALFYLILINSSIYLLDTLLISKNFPFSPQHVKVKKAASLPLRFRSDGTFKILQVADMHYGNGMLTRCRDVLENEFQYCSDLNTTRFLEKMIQLEKPDLIAFTGDSIFGSSATDAAESLFQAFGPVLKSGIPWAAVLGNHDQESTMTREELMYFISLMDFSISQTFPSSEENTSNPKKQNTVPKIDGFGNYNLLVWGAPGSSFANNSVLNLYFLDSGDRAVVDGIQTYGWIKESQLNWLRRVSKKLQVTLTGRNENSNKSFLTASDSTTSLSLAFFHIPIPEIKQGPIKNLTGTSREYVACSIVNSGVLNTLVSMRDVKAVFVGHDHTNDFCGNLEGIWFCYGGGFGYHGYGVAGWPRRARIILAELGRGELEWNGVERIRTWKRLDDETLSRIDEQILWERSES from the exons ATGGAATCTTGTAAAAATACATCGATCCCGGCTTTATTTTACCTGATCCTCATAAATTCATCGATTTACCTCCTAGACACGCTGTTAATCTCCAAAAACTTTCCATTTTCTCCTCAACATGTCAAAGTTAAGAAAGCAGCGTCTCTTCCCCTTCGTTTTCGGTCTGATGGGACCTTCAAAATACTCCAG GTGGCTGATATGCATTACGGGAATGGGATGTTGACTCGCTGCCGCGATGTGTTGGAGAATGAGTTCCAGTACTGTTCAGACCTTAACACCACTCGGTTTCTTGAGAAGATGATCCAACTCGAAAAGCCTGATCTCATTGCGTTTACTG GTGATAGCATATTTGGATCAAGTGCCACTGATGCTGCAGAATCTCTATTTCAAGCTTTTGGCCCAGTTTTAAAATCTGGTATTCCTTGGGCAGCTGTTTTAGGGAACCACGATCAGGAATCTACCATGACTCGTGAAGAGTTGATGTATTTCATCTCCCTCATGGATTTTTCTATATCACAAACCTTTCCATCATCTGAAGAGAACACCTCTAATCCCAAGAAACAGAACACTGTGCCAAAAATTGACGGGTTCGGAAATTATAACCTGCTAGTATGGGGTGCTCCAGGTTCCAGTTTTGCCAACAACAGTGTCCTTAATCTCTATTTTCTTGACAGTGGAGACCGAGCCGTTGTTGATGGTATCCAAACATATGGATGGATTAAAGAATCCCAACTTAATTGGCTTCGTCGTGTTTCCAAGAAATTACAG GTCACACTAACAGGAAGAAACGAAAATAGCAACAAATCATTTCTCACTGCTTCCGATTCAACCACGAGCTTATCGTTAGCATTCTTCCACATACCGATTCCTGAAATAAAACAAGGTCCCATTAAAAATTTGACTGGAACAAGTCGAGAATATGTAGCATGTTCCATTGTAAACTCGGGAGTGCTCAATACTCTTGTATCCATGAGAGATGTGAAGGCTGTTTTCGTAGGTCATGATCATACCAATGACTTCTGTGGGAATCTTGAGGGCATATGGTTTTGTTACGGTGGAGGGTTTGGATACCACGGCTATGGTGTAGCTGGGTGGCCGAGGAGGGCAAGAATCATTTTGGCCGAACTTGGGAGAGGGGAGCTGGAATGGAATGGAGTAGAAAGGATCAGGACATGGAAACGACTTGATGATGAGACGTTGAGCAGGATCGACGAGCAAATTCTTTGGGAGAGATCAGAGTCGTAG
- the LOC140825789 gene encoding transcription factor bHLH35-like: MENFHDDEYKHYWESMYLQNEELESYFDEVLSTYYDSSSPDGVHSLSASKNIASERNRRKKLNERLYALRSVVPNITKMDKASIIKDAIEYIQTLHEEERILQAEISELENGKSSNCLPICDFDQEFCSEAKRPRMDQYDHGSRFNPSPLEVLELRVSSMGEKTAVVSLTCNKRRDTVVRLCEMFELLKLKVITANITAFSGMLLKTVFIQVDEEEKKLLRAKIESAIATMNDPDSPMSN, from the exons ATGGAAAACTTTCATGATGATGAGTATAAGCATTATTGGGAAAGTATGTACCTACAAAACGAAGAACTCGAAAG TTACTTCGATGAAGTTCTTTCTACGTATTACGACTCGAGCTCGCCGGACGGAGTCCACTCATTGTCGGCTTCAAAAAACATAGCTTCGGAAAGGAATAGGAGGAAGAAGCTCAACGAAAGGCTGTATGCACTAAGATCAGTGGTCCCTAATATCACTAAG ATGGATAAAGCATCGATTATCAAAGATGCGATTGAGTATATCCAAACACTACATGAAGAAGAAAGAATACTTCAAGCTGAGATTTCAGAGCTGGAAAATGGGAAATCGTCAAATTGCCTCCCCATTTGTGATTTTGATCAAGAATTTTGTTCTGAGGCAAAGAGACCAAGAATGGACCAATATGACCATGGATCAAGATTCAATCCATCCCCTCTTGAAGTTCTTGAG TTGAGGGTATCGAGCATGGGAGAAAAGACAGCGGTGGTAAGCTTGACATGCAATAAAAGAAGAGATACCGTTGTAAGGCTTTGTGAGATGTTTGAATTGCTGAAGCTCAAAGTTATTACAGCCAATATCACTGCTTTTTCAGGAATGCTACTGAAGACTGTCTTCATTCAG GTTGACGAGGAAGAAAAGAAGCTTCTGAGAGCAAAGATAGAAAGTGCCATTGCCACAATGAATGATCCAGACAGCCCTATGAGCAACTAA
- the LOC140828119 gene encoding uncharacterized protein, with amino-acid sequence MRLVYVCEEEEREIGRHQAPGRCPNCGGKVQAVEVEGTGKFCYFTVCFRIKRKYVCTLCFKRLVLYSHAII; translated from the coding sequence ATGAGGTTAGTCTACGTATGCGAAGAAGAGGAGAGGGAAATAGGGAGACATCAAGCCCCTGGAAGATGTCCAAACTGTGGAGGCAAAGTGCAAGCAGTGGAGGTGGAAGGCACAGGGAAATTTTGCTACTTTACCGTTTGTTTCAGGATCAAGAGGAAGTATGTGTGCACTTTGTGTTTTAAACGTTTGGTTTTGTATTCACATGCAATTATATGA
- the LOC140828120 gene encoding scarecrow-like protein 32, translating into MKAELQAGNSSSVSLQNPNLFPTSQSSISGALQGCLSSIDGACIERLLLHCANALERNDVTLAQQVMWVLNNVASSTGDPNQRLASYFLKPLILKASRVYPASINVNDSSGGDESFQRRPMSVTELARYVDLIPWYRFGFCASNGAILKAIQGFSRVHVLDFSITHCMQWPTLIDELSKLNEGVPTLRISVLSWRPRVPPSLNAPVQEVGQRLSNFAKFKDVPFEFNVIELTGLPHDQSSSDHLHYDLLIRLLMNDLSTLKIRDDEALVVNCQNWLRYIPDDRKMGNSSEIPSCRDCFLDMIKSINPCIVTVVDEDCDIGASSGLSSRITTCFNYLWIPFDALETFLPKHSLQRIEYESDFGQKIENFIGFEGVKRIEIFESTSKLSQRMVNNGFSSVAFCEDTIKEIKLLLDEHASGWGMKKDGDMLLLTWKGHNSVYASAWVPQRLTELEPWENSMLH; encoded by the coding sequence ATGAAAGCAGAGTTACAAGCCGGGAATTCTTCATCCGTTTCTTTACAAAACCCTAATCTTTTTCCCACTTCACAAAGCTCCATTTCAGGTGCTTTACAAGGTTGCCTTAGTAGCATCGATGGAGCGTGCATCGAGAGGCTTCTACTTCATTGCGCGAATGCCCTTGAGAGAAACGATGTCACCTTAGCTCAACAAGTGATGTGGGTACTCAACAACGTAGCCTCCTCCACCGGTGATCCGAACCAGAGGTTGGCTTCATACTTCTTGAAGCCTCTCATTTTGAAGGCTTCTAGGGTTTATCCAGCTTCCATAAATGTCAATGATTCATCCGGAGGGGATGAATCGTTTCAAAGGAGGCCAATGTCTGTGACTGAGCTAGCCAGGTACGTAGACCTTATTCCTTGGTATCGATTCGGGTTCTGCGCATCAAATGGTGCTATTCTCAAAGCAATTCAAGGGTTTTCGAGAGTTCATGTGCTGGATTTTAGTATCACTCATTGTATGCAATGGCCAACTTTGATAGATGAACTATCTAAACTGAATGAAGGGGTTCCAACGTTGAGGATATCTGTTCTTTCGTGGAGGCCTAGAGTCCCTCCTTCGTTGAATGCACCAGTCCAGGAAGTCGGACAGCGTTTGTCGAATTTCGCAAAATTTAAGGACGTCCCTTTTGAATTTAACGTAATTGAACTAACGGGTCTACCTCATGATCAATCTTCATCGGATCATCTTCATTATGATTTACTCATAAGACTACTGATGAATGATCTTTCCACTTTAAAAATTAGAGATGATGAAGCTCTAGTGGTAAATTGTCAAAATTGGTTAAGATACATACCAGATGATCGGAAAATGGGGAATTCTTCTGAGATCCCTTCATGTAGGGATTGTTTTTTGGATATGATAAAAAGCATAAATCCTTGTATTGTAACAGTGGTCGATGAAGATTGCGATATAGGCGCATCGAGTGGGCTTTCATCAAGAATAACTACTTGTTTTAACTATCTTTGGATTCCTTTTGACGCATTAGAGACTTTCTTGCCAAAGCACAGCCTTCAACGAATCGAATATGAATCTGATTTTGGTCAGAAGATCGAGAACTTTATCGGATTCGAGGGTGTTAAAAGGATAGAGATATTTGAATCAACCAGCAAATTATCTCAAAGAATGGTAAACAATGGCTTTTCAAGTGTGGCTTTTTGTGAAGATACAATTAAGGAAATCAAACTGCTGTTAGATGAGCATGCAAGTGGTTGGGGAATGAAGAAAGATGGAGACATGCTGCTCTTGACGTGGAAAGGCCATAACTCGGTCTATGCATCTGCATGGGTCCCACAAAGGTTGACCGAGCTTGAGCCATGGGAAAATTCTATGTTACACTGA